The sequence GAGTCACGCAACCTAACAGGTGACGTCATTACAGTGACTCTCTGTACTACTACCCCACGGGCCCCATTCTGTAATCctctttgaaaaaaaatcaatataaaaaaaaaacattgaagccttttatttaagatatgattaaataagaaaaaatagcatcttgtcaaaaaaataatttctgacaTGACTTAACTACTTCTATGTATTTTTTGAAGCACAAAATTGAATTGCTGGTCCGTCCAAAATTGTTGTTAGAACAATAAAAACCAAATAACTTTGATAATTTTAAGCCTAATCGACCACACCCAGGGGGGAAATGTATCCTCATTATATTCGACGGAAAAAAAAAGTGcaaccatttttaaaaaaatgttaaaaacgaTAAGATCAGTTAGGTTTTCAGATAGATACTAAGTTGGATTTGATGGAACATAACATAATATAGTCGTCAACATGTGGTGCGGATTTGTCATTTTTATGATATGACCCATTAATTATTAATCTAATTTATAGAGTCTACCTAATTTCATTTACTAGCTATAATTATgtgtattattatataatatatatatatatatcgagttaaattaaaagaaaaagcaGTTGAATGATTGATGTGATTTTTACTTTAAGAATTGAGTTGGATTTATTTTTCCATGTACCAAAATATGGTATTGGTACCATGACATATGATttctattttcaaaaattcgaccttttatatttttactgaAAATGTGAAATTAGTCAACTCATGATATTTTAGTAGCAGCATagtaaccaaaaataaaatacatagttTTTTCATGGATTACTTATTTATCGTATCCATATAGAGGATGGGAATTTTATGTGAATCTATAGAGACTGTACAAAATTTAGTAGGAGTTAATTAAAAGTATACTTACAACTGCAAAGTACTCAAGTTCGGATAGATGTCCATTGGGATTCTCAGGTGACGTCGTCATGCTACCGTCGTCTAGGGTTTTTCTCTTTCtataaacaaaacttaaaaagttACATACGTTTGATTTTCTCTGCACAAATCTTTTGCTTAGCGAGAATCCACCAAGATTGCCGTCAGTTGATGTTACGGCGTTTCTCGTTCTTCACAAAACTCCGTACGTCTTTAGAATTAATAGATACTCGCGAATTATTTATACGTAGTATTTATTTTGTCGACAATGGTTTATTGTTTGTTTTCTgctaaaatttggtgttttgttgttgtctacattttactatgaaattaaGAACATTGCAAACACCTCAAAGGGTTTGCGCATTCATCTGTGTTGCAAACAAAAgtgatattattatttaaaaacaactGTGTCGTTATTTAAGGCTTCGTTACGAGTTCGACTGATTCCTTTACCATAGTGGGATGAAGTGCGCCAGTGGGTCCTCCCAGAAAAATACAGTATATAAAGAGGTTTGTCCAAAAGATGATCATAAGACCATGATTAATGGGGTTATTATGATTGAGTTTTTAACGTAATTTAAAAATCGTTTTTAactttaacaaagaaaaaattaaaaactgatTCGTGAATAAGTATTTAATAACtggtttttaatttaaaatttagttctTAAATTACGTTAAGAACTCTAATTCTAAGAATCCCTATTTATCATGTTCTAAGTTAAGTTTCAATAGTTCTTGTAGACTTGGGATGTTATATAATTATGACCATTACCAACCCCATCCATTAATGTTTCTTATGATAGTACGTATAACTTTTCAAACCTTCATAAAATAGaggttttaaatgtttttagattTACGAGACAGCAAGTTAAGTTAGTTATTATGGGTATGCTACAATCAAAATACCCATTGAATTTACAAAGAGGCTATTTATAAATTTCGTTAAGAATTTTTTTCGATATTTTGATTTCAGCAAAACAGTTATTGAAAATAAATTGCTTGAAAATCTTCATATGTCCGTGATGTAATGTATAAAGATGAAGAGAAGAACTAATAATTACGTGCTCTTTAACTTACTGTGATTCTTTATTGGAGTGCTTTGGTTCTTTTTCAATTTTGTGGTCCATCTTAGCCAAAAGAggaaatactttatatataaataaatgtaacAGGCAACAACACATTTGGTTATCGTTCGAAAGCAGGGTCACATTTGCTTAATGTTCAAAACACATTTTCAAATGATTTACGTCGCATTATTTCCCATGCAAACGAAAAATCCTCTAATTATTATTTCAAACATTATCATCACCATACAGTCAAATTTACTTTTCCGTTTTGATCATTTTGGGCAgatttagaatatatattttttgctaATTTATTCGCAGAAATAACTTTAAAACAGGTAAATAATAATCGATATTCCCTTGAAGGACTAAATTATAATCATTATTGAGTAGTTTTTCGTGATCAAATACGGATAAAATAAATCTTCAAGTATAAAGTATGAAATAGGTTTCTGCAAACAACGCAGATACAATCTTTACTGTCATATGACTTTTCTTAACTGATAAAGCATGACTAATCGcactaatttttattaatttgtttagtAAACATGTTAATGTAGTTTACCTAAGTCGCTTGTTGAAAATTAATTAAGGAAAAGTCGTTGTGACTGCGCTCTCGTGTTAAGCTAGCGGGACACCATCCACACGCTTACTAGAGCGATTAGAATGATTAAAACTTATGGTGTAAAAAGTAATTATTCCAGCAAGAAAAGAAGATAAGCGACAACAAGAAGACTTAAAAAAGTAGTAGAAATGTCAGTAAGTATGCGAAAGACTGAACAGATTGTAGGAAAAAAGTCTCTCTACCGATTACAGCCGGTCACCTTCTCTCGATTTCCCATATAGCCTCTCCCACCAAACCCGGGACTTTTCAGTTTGTaactttaaaatcatttataaatctCTGCAAAAATTCCACAAAAGTTAACACGAGTATACATCGCTTGCATACTCAGATTTTTTAATAACTACTACTACACGGGATCATGTAAATAACTAGTAAAATTCTACAGAACCGCACGTAAAACTTCTTCATCATTTAAAAGGATTAAGCTTTAACTATAGCTGGTAATAACATCAAATAATGAGCCTTGACCAAAACTGTAGTGCTGAATAAATTCTTCCGCACTAAACATTCCAGGTCTATGAAGGCCTAGATATTTTAGATGATGTTCTTTTTTCGAACTAGTAAATAATAGTACTATGTAGATTATATGATGGATAATAATATACACACTTGATCGCGCTTCAAAAGGAAAGCAAAAgaagcctctctctctctctctctctcttaaccTCTCGTTTCACCCGTCACCATTATCTCTTACACTGTTACTCacttgtctctctctctctctcctcctgcATCTCGAAATCATCCTTTGCCATGTCCGATGCATACGAGCCATACCATGTTCTCCAACATAGCCGACGAGATAAACTTCGGATGCCTTCTCTCGATTCCCACTTCCACTTTCAccaccctcctcctcctccttcttcctCCGGCGGCGGCGGCGTGTTTCCTATCGCCGACTCTGATTTCCTCGCAGCCGGTGGATTCCATTCAAACAATAACAATAACCCTAGCTACAGTAACTTCATGGGTTTTCTCGGTGGCCAATCTTCCTCTTCATCCACCGCAGTCGCCGTCGCTGGAGATCATTCCTTCAACGCCGGACTCTCTTCTGGCGACGTTCTCGTCTTCAAACCCGAGCctctatctctctctttgtCATCTCACCCTAGACCTACTTACGATCTCGTCGTTCCCGGCGTTGTTAACTCCGGACTCTGTAGATCCGCAGCTGAAGCCGCCGCTGCCGCCGTCACCGTAGCTTCAAGAAGCTCCGGTCCTCTCGGGCCGTTCACAGGCTACGCATCCATTCTGAAAGGATCAAAGTTCTTGAAACCAGCACAGATGCTTCTTGATGATTTTTGTAGTGTAAGTCGCGCGGTTTACACCGAACAAATCGTCGACGACGAAGATGACGATTCCTCTTTGCTTTTTGACCCAACGATTGATAATCTCTGCGGCGTTTCTGACGCCGGCGTAGGAGAAAATGGCAAGAAAAAATCAAAGCTCATCTCCATGTTAGACGAGGTACataattaattatgttattatctgaaaaaatcatttaaaactactgtcttaatattttaatttgtatgtGTATTATTATGCTAAATGTTCACAATTTTTGGTCGGTGTCCTTTGAAACCGGTGGCCAAATGTGATAAATGatatgtttattaaaaaaatcttccTTGGAAAATGAAACTCCTTCAAAACCATTTTAATTAACACTATatcgtttaaatattttatttcattccTTATACCAAGAGGAAGTGTTACTTTAGTTGAACGTTCCCTACGTTGCATGAATAGAAGATGTTATTAATTCCAAGTTAACAAAtgatatattcatttttaatactAGGATTTTTAAGGTTAtagtaaataataatatcattATCGTGGGAAGTGACTTTATATTGAGCTTCCCTGGCTCTTGATCTAAATTTGTGAATTGGATTCTTCATATCTTAAGGATATAATCTTAAAGTGTAAAAAGAGAACTTCTTCTTTATGAAAGGGAATATATGCACGAGATTGATATTTCATCTAAAAGCTAGGGACTCGAAGATTTTAACTAGTTTATTCTGTCGTATATAgcattctttttttcttgacaAACTCTATAGCATACTTTTTGAGTGAGGAAATAATGTATgagccattggagtttataatTTTGACATAATTATTACATAATTGGTTCGAATCTTAAAAACATTTCCATGTGACCTTTTCAAGGTCTACAAGAGGTATAAGCAGTACTATGAGCAGCTTCAAGCTGTGATGGGCTCATTCGAATGCGTCGCAGGTCTCGGGCACGCAGCTCCTTATGCGAGTTTAACATTAAAGGTATTGTCTAAGCATTTCAAATGTTTGAAGAATGCTATAACAGACCAGCTTCAGTTTAGCACCAATAACAAGATACAACAACAACGTGGCCATGTGATGAACTCTGAGAATAAGACCGACTTTTTGGGGTTTGGAGGAAGTGATAATAGTAGAGGCCTGTGTTCTACTGGTCAAAGACATGGATTCCCTGATCATCATGCTCCTGTATGGAGACCACACCGTGGCCTACCCGAACGTGCTGTTACCGTTCTAAGGGCTTGGCTCTTCGATCATTTCTTGCATCCGTAAGTAAACCTTTCTTAgccaaatatttgtttttagggCAGTTGATTTGAGGTTGGGCTTAGTTTAATTATACTACGCGTTAACCATGTCAATTTGATCAGACCATCAATCAGTTCATCGATGTTACATTTGTAACATGACATAAGCAAAGTCCAATATCCGTATAACTATATTGGCTTCATATCTTAATATGATATTCATGTGTCAGGAAGACATGAACCACATTATGCATATACTTGGGAACAGATAGCTATAGATGCATGTGTATGTTTGTATAGAAGTGTATTATAACTTGGAAGTATGCTCTAGATGGGACATGTCGAATGCTTGTTTGTTTCTCAAACATGGTTACGTCGTTTTCTAATTATGTGTAActgtaaaaatatattataaattatagttGTGTGTCTTGTGTTGCAGTTATCCAACTGATACAGACAAACTCATGTTGGCTAAACAGACAGGTCTCTCCAGGAATCAGGTTTTCACTTCTGTTGTTCTTATTTTCTTTCATCTTCGCAATTTAGCAAAATTCTTTgccatatattaagaaaagaaaatagataTAATAAGCTTTACACAGTGAGATTTTTTTACTACCGGCAAGtaatttttattaggttttgCTAAATATTACAGTATatacttttcaaaaatattttacattattaaATACAACTAAAAAATTTCTAGAACGCCATTAATAAAACAGGATAATTGTTAGATTAacaaaattctataaaaccACGTGTTTAAACATGAAGAAATCAATCGGGGTGTATCATGACATTCAACTACTCTATTTAGTCAACTTTCTAGGAATGATCCTTGGGTTATTGAAAATGACTATTTAGGAACTTTAGTGGTGGATAATTAACTTTATTATTTTCAGGTGTCGAATTGGTTCATAAACGCGCGAGTTAGGGTTTGGAAACCGATGGTGGAAGAGATTCATATGCTGGAGACTCGACAATCTCAgaaatcttcttcctcttggAGAGACACCACCACCGCCTTCCCCGATAACAACAACAACCCTTCTTCCTCCACGGCTCAACAAAGAGCTAACAACAACTCTTCTCCTGCTAGACGGGTGCGAAACGATGACGTTCATGCCAACaccaacaacaataacaaccaCTTTATGAACGCTGGAAACGGTGGGAACATTGGAGGCGGCGGCGCGGTAAGCTTCTCCTACGGTATTGCGTCATCGAATGTCCCGGGGATGAATACTAGCACAAATGGAGGAGTGTCGTTGACGTTAGGGCTTCATCATCAGATTGGGTTGCCGGAGCCTTTCCCAATGACAACTGCTCAGAGGTTTGGACTTGACGGTGGCAGTAGTGGTGGCGGTGCTGGAGGGGAGTCTTACGGTGGCGGCGGTGGTGGGTATGAAGGGCAAGATCGTCCGTTTGGGAGAGATTTTATTGGAGGCAGTAATCATCAGTTTCTACATGATTTTGTAGGATGATATCATTTGTGTCGGAAGGAAAAATATGCTCGACGTTTGACAATGTATTTGAGATGAGGGAAATGGTAATGCATGTGATGTGTATATtagaatgtttttattttcttttcctttgtCGAATCTTTAAGGAATGAAACAGAATTGAAACTTAATTCCATAGAAATGAAATTCTACTAAACCCGGATTTTTAATGCGATGAAGAATGTCTATTATGAATATTAAGTCAtaagtttgacaaaaaaagaaaaaagaaataatagTCTGCTGAGTAATTGAATTCTCTGTTTTGAAACCCTAACTTTTCAGAGTAACTAAACCATCTGGTTTGAGTGACTAAACCATCTGGTCTGAGTGTGTGAGACGTAATATTATTCAACTCTActaaaagaaacaaatttgaACCGTTCAAAgactattatttttagttagttTATGATCCAATTCGGTTCGTATCCCATCCAATAATGGTTTAAAAGGGTAAGAAACATGGCTTTTGAAGAGCCCATGAGAGCAAAAGCTGAAATGTGCTTTTGTTGCTTCAAATTAACTTTGCATTTGCTTTtggaaaacaatatatataacctTTCCCTCTTATTAAAAAATGTCTTTTGTAACAGAATCTATTCTCTTATCAGCCTTTTTAATACACCCTTGTTGTTTGTTTATTTCCTGATATGTACGTATATGAACTCAAATgtgatatatttttcttatgttcttttttatatatactcATCACAAATTATTCGTCAACTTATGAACATCATCTGATTCATATAGTTGTGATCTGAGCATGTAACTGATTAAagaatcaaaattcaaaataatatgtttatgGATTTATATTCAAAATCTCTAACAATCCAGTAGCTAGATATTATTATTCTTAAAAGAAAGGTTATGGTAAATTACGGCTCATCGTGTTCATCATAATTGCATGCTTTGAAAATGAGACTGTGTAATTAAGAAAGAAACACCTGCACGTGGATTACTCAGAATTAATGGAACTAACTGAACTAATAAATGTGTCTACCTTATTATAAAATGTGAACATAAATTAGCGAACTGTCTTTTCAAATATATGAAATTCAATAATTGGGAAGAGAATCGGTTCATGTGAACTGTGATGAGCCAAGACCCGAGAGAAGGAAATAAAAGCAGTCAAAGAAAATTTCAGAGACTATCGTAGTATTAAAAAGCAAAGGAAAAAATGAAGTGCCATCATTGGCTCATAAAGAACAAAGAATCAATTTCTCATGATTTGATCTCTCATAATCCAGTTATTTTATGTGCCTGCGAGAAAAAACACCACTATCCAcacattttataaatgaaataaattatactaCATAATACTATTCGATTTGTTCTTAGAAATTTCAACAGAAATATTGCATATTAAAATGATCTCCAACTGTATTTTGAGAAAGATTATTAACATGGAAGTCTCCATAAATTCATGTCTTTTAGTTCAACCTATTATGAAACTTCAATTTTTATTGTGGACTCGACGTCAGGTTCGGACATCTAATAGTTTGCAAACTTCGATTTAAAAACAATACGTTTTGTAAGCAAAGCAATGTAGATGTATATGCCTCTTCAAACATTAGACATGTTAAGCGTATATATTACACTATACATATCTTATATTAGTATATGGATATGGCCATATGGGCTGAACTCAAGATAAATATAaataggaatatatatataagaaaccaTGGACAAGAAAATATATTGTCTTTCTGTATGAGCATTAGTTCCAGAAGGATTAAACCTTTGGCATAAGTATTATTCTTTTGCACCATTGCTATTTATTATCGTCACTAGCTCTATATATATTCTCACCACTAACTACAACAAAACAACTCACTACCATACAGAATAATAGCAAAAATAGAGCAACCCACgcaagaagaagataaagatgATGATATTTGGTGAAGAACTGGTAATCTGCATCCTGAGGTTTAAAAATTTATAGGCAATTAAAACATGCAAATGTGTGTATGGTTTTTTAATCCTCGGGATACGGATTACCTCTTCCTTACTTGTAGTACAAGACAATACCCGATTCATTAGAGACTACGCTTTAGCCTgttttggaaaagaaaaagcACCACATCAATACATTAGCACCTTTGAACTTGGTGAGTTCAAATATAATCTCAACTCTCTGCATTTTATATATCTTTCTTTATACACAAGTTTTGTGAGTTATAAACACTAgtaataaaaaagaagaagtaaacACTCAGTAATTAAGACTTATAAAATTAAcagaaaattacatgtttactaattttaattttcacaaTGCATAACATGTTCTattcaaatgaaaatatatgttGGTATCATATCCACTTACCCTACCacaagatatattttttatgctTCGGATCTTACTTAATTTATGAATAATAAGCAAAAATCAAATGTATATATTTCACCTAAGAGCTACACAAAGATCAAACTGACATGAACTGTAGGTCGTGGAATGATGCCAAATGCATGGTTTTGATGCTTCGGAATTACATATATACCGAATAATAACGACCAAAATGAAATGTAGCTACTTTACTTAAAGAGCTAGAACTCAAAGATCAAACTGATATGAACAATGTGAAATCGTTAAACGATGCCAAATGCATGGTTTGATTATGCACAAAGTGACAAAACCATATCGACCTATCAAATGACTGATGCGAAAGATAAATGGAGATTGGAGATGTAGATTTGTACGATGAATGTGCATGAGTAAATAGGTGTTGTATAACTAGAGACATTTTTTAGTACTATCGCATGAGATGCACCTATTTTAAGAGAAGAATATATTCGTAGATCATTGGTCTAGTCAAAAGATTTGATAGATAGTCCGTATGATTTTATGCCAgtaatattataatttgatcCTATCTATTCCTTTCTAGTTAtaagaaataacataaaatactCCTCTATAATATTGAACAAGAATTtattcaaccgttttcttttgATATTATCTAACCATTAATTACAACAACAGGTTCTTAAATTTTGTGCTAATACAAATTTgtactatatttatatatatactcaaaATTCAAAGAATATGTTTGGTTgtctgtttttcttcttcttgttttccGAAACCCCCTTTACGCTGATGCATTAGTCATCACTGCACTAATCTACTACTAACAACAGAGTCATCGTTAAGAAACAGAACGGCtaagtttttcttttgtaaaatccTAATGAAAAGTGACAAGTTTTTATTGGGGAAGAGTTGAAACTAGAAAGAAAGATCAAATCAAAAGTAAATACATGTAGCAAATAATGTCAACAAACAACAACTCCTTGCAACGAATATTCAGGATAATAGTGATAACAAGTTCATCAAAGATAAAACTCAAaagttttgtaagaaaaaatattacctAAAAGTTGTTTCACTCTCTTATTATTCATGGATAAAAACTTCCTAGTGAGATACAGAGTTCGTTTCCCTGGTGTATCAAGGATTTGGAAAGGAAACACTTCTGGCAACTGTTTACATGAGAGAGAATTCAAAATTCATATATGAGAGAGGGAAAATAAGAGAAGTTTTAAGGATTATGACAAATATTTATCAGGTTTAATAGGCCCAACTACTTAATGGGCCGTGTGAAGCCCACATATTGCTAACTGTTCTTGGAAGGTAGCGAGATAGCGCTTTGTGGAACAGAGTTGCTCTCTGTTTAAAAGTGTCAGAGAGAGGAACAGAGTTGTTCCCTAAACTAAATTACTCAAAATCGACCAAGATCTCTCGATCAAGATCGAATATTCGATCTCATCTCTCTGTCTCTAGTAAGTTACTgattctctctctatctctcttgcTGCCTGTGCTCTGTTATCTTGGGATCGGGTTTTGAATTCGATGCATCTTCTTCACTTAAGTTTTTGCTGAAAAAAGAATCATCACATTGCCCATTGGGCTATTATATGATTGGTTGATACACTCCTAAAGATCTctcatgcatcttaacattgaAAACTAGATTTTGTTTGGGATCTTTATGTTCTCGTTTCAGCAAAATCTGATTCAACGATTCTGTTATCGTATAGAGAATAGAGAAATGAGTTGCATCTCTGAGTTGGGGGAAGATGAAGTTAATTCCTTTTTCGAGTCGTCTCCACCTCTCAAGAACATGGAAGAGATTGTCCAGAAGCTCAATGCCTTCATCCACCTCAATTCCTCAGCaggagggaggaggaggaggatcgtATGCGTAACCTCAGGGGGAACTACGGTTCCTTTGGAGCAGCGATGCGTAAGATATATTGATAACTTCAGCTCTGGCAATAGAGGTGCTGCTTCTACTGAGTATGTCtttacttcttcttttcttttttttccttcatTTTAGTCTCTGTTTCATAATCATTCCTTTTTTTGTTCCAAAGGAACTTCGTCAAGGCTGGATATGCTGTCATTTTTCTCTTTAGGAGGTACTACTTTCATTAATTCTGTTCTGTCTTGTTGATATTGATTTTAAGTGAATTTTTGTCAATCTTTAGGGGAACTTGCCAGCCATATTCCCGGTCTCTTCCCGATGATCCATTCCTTGAATGTTTCAAGTTTCCAGATAACACCAACATTCAAGGTTCTTTATTCTTCTCCACTATAACCCTTCTTTCTCAAATGTAAATGAGCGACTAAGTGGGTGTTTTCAGTTAATGCATCACATGTGGAAGCTGTGAAAGTGGCTGTTATGGACCAGCAAGCTGTACGTATTGTATATACCacttgtgtctttttttttactaccaaaaaaaatgatgatcactttatgtttgtgtgtttttaaCATTGCAGGCAGTAGCTGAATCTCGCTTACTAAAGCTCCCATTCACAACCATCTATGAGTATCTTCAGGTTTACACCCATGCTATCTTTTGTGATAATTCCTCAACAGAGTTTCAGCTATAAAGCTTTTTTGCTTTGTGAATGTTTCCGGTTACAGATGTTGCAGTTGATTGCAACGGCGCTGAAAGACTTCGGTCCATGTTCCATGTTTTATCTTGCTGCGGCTGTGTCTGACTTTTATGTGCCGTGGAAGAGCATGGTAAGAGTCTCATTCCCCCTATGGTCATGGCTACACTGTTCTTGGGGTCTGAAGAAATGcattttgtgttttatttgcTGAAACCAGACAGAACACAAAATAGAATCAGGATCTGGTCCTCTGGACATAAGACTAGCTCAAGTCCCTAAAATGCTTTCAATCTTGAGAACAAACTGGGCTCCAAAGGCTTTCTGCATATCATTTAAGGTCaaatctctctctactctctttgTATAAGATTTTCATAAAtctgatataaaaaaaaaaaaaacttatatagaATTTTGAATGCAGCTAGAGACAGACTCAAAGATTCTGATAGAGAAGGCTACAAAGGCACTACGGAAGTACAAAGTGCATGCGGTTGTAGCTAATGAGTTATCAACGCGCAAGGAAGAGGTTGTGGTTGTTTCAAGCAGCGGTAACGTTGTGGTTAGGTGCGATAGCGAGAAGCCTGGATCTATTGTAGAGGATAATCTTATTCGTCTCATTGTTGATCGGCATTCGACTTACATCAAAGAATTTAGCACTTGAAATATTTCTCAAATGATTCTATGTCAAGAATAGGACAGCTGCAATGAAATGTTAATGCATGCACTCTTGAATGTATCGATGTTCTTTAGAACACTTCTTGTTGCCTCTACTTTGGTCGTTGCTCTTTCAGTTTCTTTCTTTGGTAATGTTCTCCCCTGTTTTTTATGTAACTTCAGAAATCATAATCAAGTAACCTAATACCA comes from Brassica rapa cultivar Chiifu-401-42 chromosome A02, CAAS_Brap_v3.01, whole genome shotgun sequence and encodes:
- the LOC103850437 gene encoding BEL1-like homeodomain protein 9 codes for the protein MSDAYEPYHVLQHSRRDKLRMPSLDSHFHFHHPPPPPSSSGGGGVFPIADSDFLAAGGFHSNNNNNPSYSNFMGFLGGQSSSSSTAVAVAGDHSFNAGLSSGDVLVFKPEPLSLSLSSHPRPTYDLVVPGVVNSGLCRSAAEAAAAAVTVASRSSGPLGPFTGYASILKGSKFLKPAQMLLDDFCSVSRAVYTEQIVDDEDDDSSLLFDPTIDNLCGVSDAGVGENGKKKSKLISMLDEVYKRYKQYYEQLQAVMGSFECVAGLGHAAPYASLTLKVLSKHFKCLKNAITDQLQFSTNNKIQQQRGHVMNSENKTDFLGFGGSDNSRGLCSTGQRHGFPDHHAPVWRPHRGLPERAVTVLRAWLFDHFLHPYPTDTDKLMLAKQTGLSRNQVSNWFINARVRVWKPMVEEIHMLETRQSQKSSSSWRDTTTAFPDNNNNPSSSTAQQRANNNSSPARRVRNDDVHANTNNNNNHFMNAGNGGNIGGGGAVSFSYGIASSNVPGMNTSTNGGVSLTLGLHHQIGLPEPFPMTTAQRFGLDGGSSGGGAGGESYGGGGGGYEGQDRPFGRDFIGGSNHQFLHDFVG
- the LOC103850438 gene encoding phosphopantothenate--cysteine ligase 2 translates to MSCISELGEDEVNSFFESSPPLKNMEEIVQKLNAFIHLNSSAGGRRRRIVCVTSGGTTVPLEQRCVRYIDNFSSGNRGAASTENFVKAGYAVIFLFRRGTCQPYSRSLPDDPFLECFKFPDNTNIQVNASHVEAVKVAVMDQQAAVAESRLLKLPFTTIYEYLQMLQLIATALKDFGPCSMFYLAAAVSDFYVPWKSMTEHKIESGSGPLDIRLAQVPKMLSILRTNWAPKAFCISFKLETDSKILIEKATKALRKYKVHAVVANELSTRKEEVVVVSSSGNVVVRCDSEKPGSIVEDNLIRLIVDRHSTYIKEFST